In one Phaenicophaeus curvirostris isolate KB17595 chromosome 19, BPBGC_Pcur_1.0, whole genome shotgun sequence genomic region, the following are encoded:
- the MRPL58 gene encoding large ribosomal subunit protein mL62, with product MAARVLRGLCRPGPAPLAAAACSQGAASGTEYRSAYSLDKLYPPRRDGAAGSDNEQPQPPALDIPMARLAVSYSRSSGPGGQNVNKVNTKAEVRFHLASADWIPEAVREKMASMHRNKINRAGELIVSSDESRYQMRNLAICLEKIRTMVTEATEKPKVVSKETTQRLIERVEKMNRERLKQKKIHSHIKQSRKADLD from the exons atggcggcgcgcGTGCTGCGGGGCCTGTGCCGGCCGGGGCCGGCGCCTCTCGCCGCCGCCGCGTGCTCGCAGGGGGCCGCCAGCGGCACCGAGTACCGCAGCGCATACAGCCTGGACAAGCTGTACCCGCCGCGGCGGGACGGGGCTGCCGGCAGCGACAAC GAGCAGCCGCAGCCGCCCGCCCTCGACATCCCGATGG CTCGCCTCGCCGTGTCCTACAGCCGCAGCAGCGGCCCGGGCGGGCAGAACGTCAACAAAG TGAACACCAAGGCAGAAGTTCGGTTCCACCTGGCATCAGCAGACTGGATTCCAGAAGCTGTGAGAGAAAAAATGGCATCAATG CACAGGAATAAGATAAACCGAGCTGGCGAGCTGATCGTAAGCTCTGACGAGAGTCGCTACCAGATGAGGAACCTGGCAATTTGTCTGGAGAAAATCAGAACCATGGTGACAGAGGCAACCGAAAAACCCAAGGTGGTGTCCAAGGAGACGACACAGAGACTCATAGAGAG ggtGGAAAAGATGAACCGTGAGCgactaaaacagaaaaagatacaCTCACACATAAAACAGAGCAGGAAGGCCGACCTGGACTGA
- the LOC138728816 gene encoding 5-hydroxytryptamine receptor 3A-like: protein MQQVFIVILTFSLGTGAAPRYPCTYYDVVEHLNISSHSKVHAHILPKADLKEILEVKMDFVLVAILSVVEKLQTVTFYFLLTLEWENSFVTWDPRDFCNISQVVLPMDTYWSPHILILERVNRQNSNFDYVTITHNGSFVSTQPFQVTLTCSLMILKFPFDTQTCNVSVASFLHPVTEFVMKTKRTEAAMMKDSQRYFLTDGEWKFTNLSFIEYIEQLDKGDFSVVTYVVSMERRPTLYILNLILPTCALYLLDMAVLFGPSSLEEKISFQIAIILGSSMLAVILNNILPTSSNKPPMIVVFFLGTFLLMIMAVLDTFFLLHQQHKCLRLDKALRSFQQDAHAELATPARNPQSVGHVAKAGTQPLRLPSTSPEKEQAAEPRWEPQGQDPFLPVLEKVLLYSHLLLSLFFFTIISIKWSS, encoded by the exons ATGCAGCAAGTGTTTATAGTGATCCTCACCTTCTCTCTTGGGACAG GGGCTGCCCCCAGGTACCCCTGCACCTACTACGATGTGGTCGAGCACCTGAACATCTCCTCTCACAGCAAGGTGCACGCACACATACTGCCCAAGGCAGACCTGAAGGAGATTCTGGAAGTGAAGATGGATTTTGTGCTGGTGGCTATTCTCTCCGTG GTCGAAAAGCTCCAGACAGTCACGTTTTACTTCCTGTTGACCCTG GAGTGGGAAAACTCTTTTGTAACCTGGGACCCGCGGGATTTCTGTAACATCTCCCAGGTTGTTCTGCCCATGGACACGTATTGGTCTCCCCACATCTTAATTTTGGAGCG AGTGAACAGACAAAACTCAAACTTTGATTATGTGACCATCACGCACAACGGCAGCTTCGTCTCCACCCAGCCCTTTCAGGTCACCTTGACGTGCAGCCTGATGATCCTCAAGTTCCCCTTTGACACACAGACGTGCAACGTCAGCGTAGCTTCATTCCTCCACCCAG TGACAGAATTCGTCATGAAGACCAAGCGCACAGAAGCTGCGATGATGAAGGACAGCCAGCGCTACTTCCTAACTGACGGAGAATGGAAGTTCACCAACCTGAGCTTCATCGAGTACATAGAGCAGCTGGATAAGGGAGACTTCTCCGTGGTCACCTATGTG GTCTCCATGGAGAGACGCCCCACTCTGTACATTctgaacctgatcctccccaCGTGCGCCCTGTACCTCCTGGACATGGCTGTGCTCTTCGGACCCAGCTCTCTCGAGGAGAAAATCAGTTTCCAGATTGCCATTATCCTCGGCAGCTCCATGTTAGCTGTGATTCTCAACAACATCCTCCCAACCTCCTCCAACAAACCACCCATGATAG TGGTGTTCTTCCTAGGCACCTTCCTGCTCATGATCATGGCCGTGTTGGACACCTTCTTCCTGCTGCACCAGCAGCACAAGTGCCTGCGCTTAGACAAGGCTCTCAGAAGCTTCCAGCAAG ACGCACACGCGGAGCTGGCGACGCCGGCCAGGAACCCGCAGAGCGTGGGACACGTGGCCAAGGCCGGCACCCAGCCGCTGCGCCTTCCCAGCACGAGCCCGGAGAAGGAGCAGGCGGCCGAGCCCCGCTGGGAACCGCAGGGGCAGGACCCGTTCCTGCCGGTGCTGGAGAAGGTGCTTCTCTacagccacctcctcctctccctcttctttttcaccATCATCTCTATCAAATGGAGCTCCTAG
- the SLC16A5 gene encoding monocarboxylate transporter 6: protein MPQRGGGAREAAKPQDRGWAWMVLLAAVLLQALTLGFPACIGVFFTDLQHEFQASNSETSWFPSIMVAVLHGGGPLCSILVKRFGCRFAVMLGGLLSGVGMVSSSFCGSISQLYLTAGLITGLGSCFSFQAGVTVLGYYFVRWRTLANATASTGVSLGFTLWPLLSRYLLDEMGWRNTFLIFGGILLNCCVCGAIMRPVELAPGTPLQSPRSAEERRAEGAQLSNGASSPHHKLQQQTRRTACVQTLQKYLAFDIFCQNKGYQIYTIGVTWMMMGFALPHVYLVPYAIHNGVEERRAALLISIIGLINIFIRPLTGLLSGHRIFTGRRIYLFSLAALLCGLSNFICVISAEFSVLIVYCVILSIAMSGIGALTFQVLMDVVEMDRFSSALGLFTILESITLLIGPPLTGLLVDVTNDFHYVFYNSSFFLISAALFMGLSFCALEKKNKLKEASKVPLNNPSKYHYNKTPAEPQCESPSPPAVVYITSI, encoded by the exons ATGCcccaaagaggaggaggagcacgTGAAGCTGCCAAGCCCCAGGACCGGGGATGGGCATGGATGGTCCTGCTCGCCGCCGTGCTGCTGCAGGCGCTGACGCTGGGCTTCCCCGCCTGCATCGGCGTCTTCTTCACGGATCTCCAGCACGAATTCCAAGCCAGCAACAGCGAGACGTCGTGGTTTCCATCCATCATGGTAGCCGTGCTGCACGGAGGCG gGCCCCTCTGCAGCATCTTGGTGAAGCGCTTCGGCTGCCGATTTGCTGTGATGCTGGGCGGTCTGCTTAGCGGAGTGGGCATGGTGTCCAGCTCCTTCTGCGGGTCCATCAGCCAGCTCTACCTAACAGCCGGCCTCATCACTG GTCTGGGATCGTGTTTCAGTTTCCAGGCAGGAGTGACTGTGCTGGGCTACTACTTCGTACGGTGGCGAACGCTGGCCAATGCCACAGCATCCACTGGCGTCTCACTTGGATTCACGCTGTGGCCGCTGCTTTCTCGATACCTGCTGGACGAGATGGGCTGGAGAAACACTTTTCTTATCTTTGGGGGAATATTATTGAACTGTTGTGTCTGCGGAGCCATCATGAGACCAGTTGAGCTTGCACCAGGGACACCCCTACAGTCACCCAGGTctgcagaggagagaagagcagaaggGGCACAACTGTCCAACGGAGCATCTTCTCCCCACCACAAGCTCCAGCAGCAAACCAGGAGGACTGCATGTGTCCAGACACTGCAGAAATACCTGGCTTTTGACATCTTCTGTCAAAACAAAGGTTACCAGATTTACACTATCGGAGTGACCTGGATGATGATGGGGTTTGCTTTACCCCACGTCTACCTTGTGCCTTACGCCATCCATAACGGGGTGGAGGAACGCAGGGCAGCCCTCCTCATCTCCATTATAGGGTTGATCAACATCTTCATCCGCCCTTTGACGGGGCTGCTCTCAGGACACAGAATTTTCACAGGGAGACGCATCTACCTGTTCAGCCTGGCTGCACTCCTCTGTGGGCTGAGCAACTTCATTTGCGTCATCTCAGCTGAGTTCAGTGTGCTCATTGTCTACTGCGTCATCCTCAGCATAGCCATGAGCGGCATCGGGGCACTCACCTTCCAGGTGCTGATGGATGTCGTGGAGATGGACAGGTTCTCAAGTGCTCTAGGGCTCTTCACCATCCTGGAGAGCATCACGCTCCTCATCGGACCTCCTCTGACAG GTCTCCTGGTGGACGTAACAAATGATTTCCACTATGTCTTCTACAACTCCAGTTTCTTCCTGATATCGGCTGCATTATTCATGGGGCTTAGCTTCTGtgctctggaaaagaaaaacaaattgaaaGAGGCTTCAAAAGTACCTTTGAATAATCCCTCCAAATATCATTATAACAAAACGCCAGCTGAACCACAGTGTGAAAGCCCGTCCCCTCCAGCAGTCGTGTACATCACAAGcatatga
- the ATP5PD gene encoding ATP synthase subunit d, mitochondrial, which translates to MAGRRVALKAIDWAAFAERVPPGQRAMFNALKTRSDALSARLAALPEKPPAIDWAHYKAVVAKAGMVDEFQKKFSALKVPEPVDTQSAKIDAQEQEASKSCAEYVQASKARVARYEQQLQKFRSMIPFEQMTFEDLHEAFPETKLDKEKYPFWPHKPIADL; encoded by the exons ATGGCGGGCCGCAGAGTTGCCCTCAAGGCCATCGACTGGGCGGCCTTCGCCGAGAGGGTCCCGCCCGGCCAGCGGGCCATGTTCAACGCCCTCAAGACCCGCAGCGACGCGCTCTCGGCCCG GCTGGCGGCGCTGCCGGAGAAGCCCCCGGCCATCGACTGGGCGCACTACAAGGCTGTGGTTGCCAAAGCTGGTATGGTGGACGAGTTCCAGAAGAAG TTCAGTGCGCTGAAGGTTCCTGAACCAGTGGACACACAAAGCGCCAAAATTGATGCCCAGGAGCAGGAGGCT TCCAAGAGCTGTGCCGAGTACGTGCAGGCTTCCAAGGCTCGGGTTGCCCGGTACGAGCAACAG CTTCAGAAATTCAGGAGCATGATTCCCTTCGAGCAAATGACCTTTGAAGACTTGCACGAGGCGTTCCCCGAAACCAAACTGGACAAGGAGAAGTACCCGTTCTGGCCCCACAAACCGATCGCTGACCTGTAA
- the KCTD2 gene encoding BTB/POZ domain-containing protein KCTD2, translated as MAEGAPRGRTPSPGPGGTPGPPSPGAAPSPPAASKWVRLNVGGTYFVSTRQTLCREPKSFLCRLCCQDGPELGSDKDETGAYLIDRDPTYFGPILNYLRHGKLIINKELAEEGVLEEAEFYNIASLVRLVKERIRDNENRTSQGPVKHVYRVLQCQEEELTQMVSTMSDGWKFEQLISIGSSYNYGNEDQAEFLCVVSRELNNSTNGIVKEPSEKAKILQERGSRM; from the exons ATGGCGGAGGGGGCGCCGCGGGGCCGCACGCCCagcccggggccgggggggacGCCGGGGCCGCCGAGCCCCGGGGCGGCGCCGAGCCCGCCCGCCGCCTCCAAGTGGGTGCGGCTGAACGTGGGCGGCACGTACTTCGTGAGCACCCGGCAGACGCTCTGCCGAGAGCCCAAGTCCTTCCTGTGCCGCCTCTGCTGCCAGGACGGGCCCGAGCTCGGCTCCGACAAG GATGAGACGGGGGCCTATCTCATCGATCGAGATCCCACATATTTTGGTCCGATACTGAACTACCTCCGCCATGGGAAGCTCATCATTAACAAGGAGCTTGCGGAAGAAG GGGTGCtggaagaagcagaattttacaACATTGCATCCCTTGTGCGGCTGGTGAAGGAGCGGATACGGGACAACGAGAACAGAACCTCTCAA GGGCCTGTGAAGCACGTGTACAGAGTCCTGCAGTGCCAAGAGGAGGAGCTCACACAGATGGTGTCCACAATGTCCGACGGGTGGAAATTCGAACAG CTGATCAGCATTGGATCTTCCTATAACTACGGGAACGAAGACCAGGCAGAATTCCTCTGCGTGGTGTCCAGGGAACTCAACAACTCCACCAACGGCATCGTGAAGGAGCCCAGTGAGAAGGCGAAG attCTGCAAGAGCGAGGATCCCGGATGTAA